CTACCATATGATTCTGATGGATATTTAGGGCAGGTACAAAGTATTAGTAATATTGATCAGTGGGTACAGCATTACTTGACTGAGGCACTAAGATGTTTTAATGCGGGTTGTTATCAAGCATCAACAATTATGGTTGGATTAGCAGCTGAAAAGATTGTATTAGATTTGCTAGAGGCTTTTAAAATCTATCTAAAAAAGCATGATTCCAACTTACAATCGAATCAAAAGTTTAAAATTAAATATAATTTTTCTGTAGAACTTGAGAAAGATGTAAATAAAAAATGGCAGATATCATATAAATATGCGCAATTCGAAGAATATTTTAAAGGAATTCAATTAGACTCAACTATCACCGGTATTATCGATGAATCGGCAAGGAATACGTTTTATCAATATCTAAGACTTCTTAGAAATGAAGTAAGTCATCCTACGGATGTACTAAAAGATGAAACAGAAACTATGCTGTTATTTGTTAGTTTTATTAAATATGTAAAGTTGCAGACAGACTTAATAAACGCTTTAAAAATATTATAACTAATTAATGAGGTGATGTTGTGGCTAAACGTCAAACTGGTTGGACTGAAACAAAAATTGCTCGTTATTATAAAGAGGGGCGTGGACAAGGAGAATTAGGGAGTTACATGCCATGGTTAACGATTCAGGATGTTCCTTCAGATGGAAGAGCACATCGTGATAAGGGATGGAAAACTAAACGTGATCATCACCTATTATCTGATAAGGAATATGCATACTTTTGTCTACTTGATTGGTCTGAAGATGTTATTGATATAAGAGAGCAGTATCCGTTAAATAGGGAAATTACTACTAAAATAGCCGATAAATTAAACAGGAGACATCCTTTATATAGTGCAACTCAAACACCGATTGTGATGACGACAGATTTCCTAATCACATGTCGAAGGGGAAAAGAAATAATAAATATTGCTAGGACAATTAAAATGGAGAATGAGCTAAATAAATCTTCAGTTATCGGAAAATTTGAAATAGAGAGAGTTTACTGGGAAGAACAAGGTGTTGATTGGGGAATTGTAACTGAAAAAGAACTACATAAAGAAGTAATTGATAACTTAAAATGGATGAGATCTTCGTTTGAACTTTTTGATTTTGAAGAACTACCTTTTTTAGACTTATTGCTAAATGAACTCAAGGAGAAAAATGGTTCGATTCTAAATCACCTTAATCAATTTGATGAACAGTATAGTCTTGAAGGAGGGACTGCGTTAACACTTTTTCGTCATGCTATAGCTAATAAACTAATTAAAATTAATTTATACAAAAAATTTCATTTAACAGGAGACCTATCAACTATAGAAGTATTAGAGGTAGGTCAAAATGAAAAGAGGTGGGCTACTTGAACTTTTATATTAATGAGATTTTAAATGAAGTTCAAGATAATAAGAGTTACCGCATCTTGTGGATTGATGAAGGAAATAAAATTGCTTATATCATTGACTTAAATGATGAAAAAGCTCTCCCAATAAAACGGCTTATTTCACAAATGGAAGAAGATGTACTAACAGGCAATATAATGAAAATTAAAGAAGATCTTTATGCAGTTAATAGTGACAAAAAATACTCACAAAAGCATTTGGATGCTCGTAATCGTGCATGGGAAGTAATTAAAGAGATGGTAGTAGACGAACCAAATATATTTGAAAAAAGTACAAGAACCGATTACACCAAAAAAGCGATGGAAAAATACGGAGTATCGTATCCTGCTGTGCGTAAATATTTAAGGAAGTATTGGCAAAGGGGTAAAACGATTAATGCCCTTTTACCTGACTATCAGAACTCTGGAGCAAGAGGTAAAGAAAGAGAAGCAGGAGAAATAAAGAGAGGTAGACCTTCCAAATATTTAACTACAAAAGTAAATGTTGATGAAAAGACAAAACAGATATTTAGGGTTGCTCTTGAAAAATACTACTTGACGTCTAAGAAAAACCGATTGACCGATGCGTACAATATGATGGTGAAAGAATTTTATGCTAAAGATATTTATTTTGAAAATGGTATTGAAAAGGTAATCATCGAAAAACAAGAGAACATCCCAAATATACGCCAATTTCGATATTGGTATGAAAAAGAATATACAGTTACTGAATCAATAATTGCTCGTAAAGGAAGAAAGAAATTTAATAAAGATCATCGTGCAGTATTAAACAATTCACTATCAGAGGTGGTTGGACCTGGATCACGTTATCAAATTGATGCAACAGTCGGTGATGTGTATTTGGTATCTAAATATAATCGAAATTGGATCATTGGTCGACCAATTATCTATTTAGTAATTGATGTATTCAGTAGGATGGTTGTAGGGATCTATATTGGTTTAGAAGGCCCCTCTTGGTTAGGAGCAATGATGGCCATATCTAATACCGTAACAGATAAAGTGAGATTTTGTGCTGAGTATGATATTGAAATTTCAAAAGAACAATGGCCATCCGAGCACTTACCAGAGATATTACTAGCAGATAGAGGGGAGTTTGAAGGGTTTAATGTAGATCGATTAGTGGAATCTTTTAATCTGCATGTAGAAAATGCAGCACCATATCGAGCTGATTGGAAAGGCATTGTTGAAAAGCATTTCGATTTAATTCAGAAAAGAGTAAAGCCTCTACTCCCTGGATATATAGATACAGATTTCCAAGAGCGTGGGGCAAAAGATTATCGATTAGATGCAGTATTAACTTTGGATGAATTTACAAAAATCATACTAAGACAAATTCTTCATTATAATCAAAAACATTACTTGAAGGACTACATTCGGGATGAGGATTTAGTGAATGACGAAGTAATGCCGATACCATTAGAATTGTGGAATTGGGGGATTCTCAATAGAACGGGTAAGCTAAAATACTTTCCCGAAGAACTAGTGAAAATTAACTTGATGCCTAAAGATAAAGCAACAGTTACCCATAAGGGTATTCGTCTTAAAGGAATTCTCTACAGTTGTGAACGAGCAATTAAAGAATCGTGGTTTGAAAAGGCAAGACAAAAAGGTGCTTGGAAAGTTGATATTTCGTATGATCCGCGAAATATGTCTATCGCTTATTTGATTGATGATAGAAATAATAATTACGAGAAATGTCATTTGCTTGAACCATCTAAAAGGTTCGAAAATACAAGTTTAGATGAAGTAACTATTCTACTGCAAAATGAAAAGCAAACATTTGAAAGTGTTAGTCATTTACAATTGCAAAAGGAAGTAGACTATTTATCAGAAGTTGAGGCAATAGTTAAAAATGCGAAAAAGAAGAAAGAAGAAGTGAAAGATAGAAATTTAAGCAAAGCTGAAAGAGTAGGTTCAATTAAAGAATATAGAAGAACTGAAAAACAAGCTCAGAGGAAAGAAGAATCCTTCATTTTTAATAATGATAGTAGTATTAATCAGGAGACTCAAATAGTTCCTTTCAAATCAAAGCAAGAAATTGAGCCAGATTATTCAAGACCAAGTGTAAGAGATTTTATGAAAAAGAGAAAGGAGAGAGAGGATGAGTAGTAAACTCCATTTGCAAAATGCGGAAGTAGCTAATTATAAGGTACAGCAAATAATTGATTTTAAAGGAAACCCTTTGATTGAAGCTCTGCCGAATATATTATCTCCAGAAGAAGCATTTAATGGGCTCAGTTATTTCCCTGAATTTGATCAACAAGAGAAAACGTTACCAACTCATATTCGCTATCATGCAATATTAAGATTGAATCGTTTTTTTCAACCAGTTATGCAGCATTTAGATTTAGAGCAACGCTTTTCAAGATTGATTAGGCATGGATATATAAGCAGAAATCCTTTATCTCCAAATTTTACTGCTAACCTTTCAAGTGGACATAATCATCTGAATGGATTGGAAACAAAAAATGATATTAGGTCTACCGCATCTAGTATGACTTTAATGGGCTTTTCTGGAATCGGTAAAACGACAGCAATCGAGCGTGTTTTGTCACTTTATCCGCAATTAATTATACACAAGCATCCCCTAAATATTACTCAAGTAGTTTGGTTGAAGTTAAATTGTCCACATGATGGGTCATTAAAGTCACTATGCATGGATTTCTTTTTAAAAATGGACCAACTCTTAGGAACCAATTACTTAGAGAAGTTCGGTAGCAAGAGAAATTCAATTAGCGCTATGGTAACAAGAATGGGACAAGTAGCTAGATTACATTGCGTAGGGGCTTTAATTATAGACGAAATTCAGCATTTATTGGCTTCGCGCGATAATAACTCTGAGAAGATGATGAACTTTTTTGTGACATTGGTAAATGAAATTGGTGTACCTGTAATGATGATCGGGACAATGAGAGCCAAAAGTGTTCTGCAGAAAGATTTTAGGCAAGCAAGAAGAGGTAGTGGTCAGGGAGATATGGTCTGGCAACAAATGCAAAAGGACGATGATTGGGATTTACTGATAGAAAGTATTTGGGATTATCAATGGCTTCAAAATAAAGTGGATTTAACTGAAGAGTTGAACCAAACCATTTACGAGGAGAGTCAAGGAATTGTAGATATAGCTGTAAAGCTTTTTGCATTATCGCAAGGAAGAGCAATTGAAACTGGGCAAGAAACGATTACTCCAGCTTTAATTAAAAAAGTTGCTAAAGATGATTTGAAATTAGTACAACCAATGTTAAAGGCATTAAAAGATGGAAGACTATCAGAGCTTGAGAAGTATGAAGATATAATGCCTATGGATATTGCTGAATATTTACAACATCATCAGTCTAAGATTGATTTACGTGCTTCTATTCAAAAGAAAAAGGCACTTATAGCTGAACAGAAAAAAGAAGTTAGAGCATCTTTAGTAGAGAAGATTATGTTAACACTTATCAACTTTGATGTAGACTCATTACTTGCTGAGAAGTTCACAACTAAAGCAATAAATGAATTACCTCAAAGTTCAGAAGTTGAAATTGTTGCTAGAGCAATGCAATTACTAGCTGAAGAGAAGAATAAAAAGAAGAGAAACAGAACTAAGGAACATGAAAATAAATTAAAATTAGTAATAGACAAAGGCAAAAAAGAACAAAAGTCAGCATATGAAGCATTAAAAGAAACTGGATATATTAAACTGCCACAGGATGACTTTGCAATATAAGGAGGAAACCAGTTGCTTGCGTACTTTCCTAAACTCTATGAAGATGAACTGTTGTACAGCTGGTTTGCTCGCTATCATGTTCATTCTGCAAATATTAGTCCCAAACAGACAATGAAAGACTTATTTGGGACAACAAACGCTATAGCGATTCCCGATCTACCTACTCATTTAAATGAAGTTTATGGACGCATAAAGCACTTTGATATTCCATCAATAGATCAATTAATAAAAGAGCATACCCTTTTTCGTTACTATACAGCATTTCAACCAAAACATATCACTGATTCGATTTTAGAATTAATGAAAATTGGAAATCGATTAAGTACTGTTTATTTAATGACAGGTGTAGCTGCTAGTTCTGTAAAAGAATGGGGCTATTTCCGATTTTGTCCTTCTTGTATACGAGAAGACACTCAAAGTAAAGGTGAACCATATTGGCATGTTTCGCAACAAATACCAGGAGTTCATATATGTTCAAAGCATGGTGAGTACCTGTTTAACTCAACCGTAGAATTCAGAAACGGAAAAAAACATGAGTTTTTTGCAGCTTCTGGAGAAAATTGTTTATTATCTAATGAAATTAATCCTCATACAGAGAGAATAACAACATTTTTAAAAATGATTGTTGAACAGAGTAGTTCTCTAATTTTGAAAGACTTTTCACTCGAATTTAAAAATATTCACAGATCGTATAAAAGTTTACTTATACAAAATGGATTAGCAAATGCCAATGGTACGATTAACCAACGGAACTTAGCGGAGCAATTTAAATTGTTTTATGGTGAAGTACTATTAAATATCGTACAGTCTTCAGTCAGTTATGAAAATCCATCTTGTTGGTTGAAAAATATTACACGCAAGCATAGGAAAACTTTTCATCCAATACGTCATATATTGTTTATCCATTTCCTTACTACTTCGCTGGAAAACCAAAATAAATTCTCGGAGATAGAATATCAACCATTTGGTAAAGCACCTTACCATTGTTTAAATCCAGCTGCATTACATTATAAAGAAAGGGTCATATCTGATATGCAAATTAGTTTGTGTAATGATACTAAACGTCCTGTTGGAACCTTCAGTTGTTCTTGCGGTTTTGTATATTCAAGAAGGGGACCTGATAAATATCAAGAAGATGCATTCAAATTTGGACGAATTAAAAAGTTTGGTCATGTATGGGAAGATAAATTGAAGCAATTGGTTCATCATGAGAATAAAAGTTGGTACGCAGCTGCAAAAGAAATGAAATGTGATATTGGTACGGTTAAAAAGTACTCTAAAAAAATTTTATTTGAAGAAAATCAATCAAACATAAATAAAGTTGAAATAGCTCAATTAAAACAAATTGATTGGCTTTTGCTATTGAAGATGTATCCAGAGCACACAGTTACGACTTTACGTGAAATAGCTCCTGCATTGTACATGTGGCATTACAGAAATAATTTAGAATGGTTCAAAAATAATTCTCCAAAGCAAAAAATAAATACTAACATTTCAAAAAGAATAGACTGGTCGGAAAGGGATAACAAAGTGCTTCATGATATGAAGGAAGCATTTATTTACCTGAAATCAATCGAAAAGCCCACATTTATAAATAGGAGCAGGATCGGAAAAGAAATTGGATGTTTAGCACTTCTTGAAAAACATTTACACAAAATGCCAAGAACCAAACAATACTTAGAAAGTAACATTGAGTCTCGTGAGGAATTTCAAATTCGGAGAATTATTTGGGCTTGCCAAAAAATAAATGATAGTGGTCAAGAGGTAGTGATGTGGAGAGTTAAAAGGAAGGCGGGAATAAAAGAAAATGTGAATCCACAGGTCTTTATATACATGGAGGAAGAAATATTAAAATATAAAGAAGGTGTTCAAAATACTGAGAATCAGACCATGGCCATTTTTGAAAGAAATAGCGACACTCCATTGGCTTGGCAATGTCAAATTGAAGAGCAATCAATGGTTCATACAGACTGGCTTTATATGTAAAGGAAATTGTGAAATCATTGATTTGCCCATTGGTGTGTTACCAATATTAAAAATAGGTGTGCCCTATCAAGATGGTGTGCCTCTATTAACACAAAAAGTTGGCACTCTATTTGATGTAATAGTCAGCAATTTTAAAAATGGAACCACTTCTAAAGCGATAGACGTTTGTCGAAATTTTAATTATTTTCTTCACAAGAAACCGGAATTAATGATACAAAATATGTGGTCCTTTAAAACAGACGAAACAATTTATCACATTCCACAAACAGAAATAGTACGCGCGCTGTTTGCAGTCAATAAGACAATGTCAAATGCACTATTTCGCCCGAATGGATTAGATTTTCTAGTAAATAGAGTATCGATGAATAAGGATCAGCTTGCAACAATTGATTTTTCAGATGAAGTACCGAATTCAATTATGTCAGATGATTTTGTTCGATACTTCGGTTGGATCTTTCTGCATCCTGAAATGAAAAGGTCCTATTCGTCTGTTCAAAGTAATTTATATGGAGTGTTGACGAAAGCAACTAATTCAAGAGGAATACCAATTGAAGTGGTAATTCCAAAAATATTTAATTTCCAATTAACTGTAAGAGGGGTTATACAAAACAATGAGGTACTTATTTTAGAGTGGATTGGGTCAGATATTGCTGATCCACCATTTAGAGAACTTGAATTACATCATAAATCAATCAAGAAAAGAATTTATTCCCCTGAAAAAAGAAAAAAGAGGGTTTCAAACAGTAATAAAGAAGAGGAATTCGAGTTAAATGAAAATGACGGAGAGCGATCGAGAGAAGATACAAATCAAATGGTAATAGAGGCTGATCCAACTCAGATGGCTTTCCGTCATTCACCTACAGTCAATAGAATAGCAAATTATGAACAAAAAGTGAATCAAGGTGATGATTATATATCTAATATTGGTCAAGGTGGAGGAACACAGCAGATGACGGTTGCTGTCGATGAAGCCTTTTTTGGTGGAACGATTAAACCAATTGAGTTAAAGACTCTAGAAATTGCCGATACATATATGAATTATGGTCTTGAGAAATTTTTAGTAATGTTAAATTGCCTAAATAAAAGAGTTAAAAGTGTGTCCGTTAACTTTATTTTTCTTCCCTTAGGGAGAAAATTTTCTTATCTTCCAGACGGTAGAAGGCGAATATGTGCAATTGCAAAAATAATTAGTGGTAGAAAAACAAATTATATTCTTGAAGTTGTTTTACCAGATAACCGGTCATTATCAACATTAATAGTATCTTCAAGTGAAACATTAAGCGAAGATGAAAGCACAATACGAAACTTATTACATAACTTAGTTTTTGCAAGTGGTAGCTGGAGTCAATCATTCCTTTATAAGTATAAGTATGAGCGCCTAAAGCATCTTCAAGAGTCACCAGAGGAATGGTCAACTAGAATAAAAAGATCCTTGTATAAATAAATGATTTTCTCCTTTGTACTTAGGACAACAAATTATTCAATAAAATGGTGTCTAGAATAACCGTTTGATGACGATATACCGATCGAACATCCAAAGCTTATAGAATAGGTGAATTCAATTTTCAACTAATTAGTATAATTATTCTTAAGAGCAACTAGCATTTAATTCTGGAATTATCACTAAGTAATTGGCTGAGTTTGGTAGCCTGGAATTAGATAAAAGTAAAAACATATATAGTAATTCAAATATTGTTAAGTTTCTGAGAAATTGTTATAGAGGCATTTTATTGCAAGTGAGATGTTTGCATATGGATTCAATTAAAGATTTTCCCATCCTGGTTTTCTTTTATCTTTTACTTTGAGACCCTGCACATTTGGGTTGTTCTCTAGAAGTTTCATTTGAAATTGTTTAATAATAATTTTACTCACTGTAAATCCCCCGCTCATTTCTTTGATTTGATAATAAGTGGGTTTCTAGTCTCTGCACACGGAAAACCCAGAATAAAGGACTTTTCACATTGTGTCCAATGTTCGGAGACATTTTAGTTCATAGATACTACAATTTTTTATAATTATGGAATTAAATATATATATTGTCGAAAAATGTAATAATCACTGTATAATTAGATGCTGTTACCTTTATTTTTTATGAAATTTGTAATTTGTTATGTGTATATATAACTAAAACCAATTATGAAGCGTTATAATATAATAAAAAATGGTAGGGGGGTAAATATATGGTCAAATTACCTTTTAAAGTGTCGGCACGTGCTGCTAGATTGATTGGTAGGGAAAATGTAAGTAATGCAGAAGGGGCAATTATTGAATTAGTTAAAAATTCTTACGATGCAGATGCAAATTATTGCGTTCTATACATAGATAATCGATATACTGATATTCCAGCAGAATTGTCTAATAAAGAATACAATGAATTTTTTCACTTATTTATTGGATTAGATAGTGCGTATTCAAAAATAAATGAAAAATATTATTTGAACGAAAATTATTCTAAAAATAAAGAACTATTAGCTTTTTTTATCGGCTTAAATTCAATATATATAGTAGATAATGGTTCGGGTATGAATTTAGAAACTATAAATAATGCCTGGATGACTATTGGCACTGATAATAAATCATTAAATTATATTAGTGATAAAGGAAGAATTAAAACAGGCGCCAAAGGAATAGGAAGATTCGCTTTAGATAGATTAGGTAGTTCTTGTGAAATGAGAACCTTAGAAAAAACAAACAAAAATGGATATAAATGGAATGTTAGTTGGGAAGAATTTGAGAGAGAAGACACAGTAATTGGTGAAGTTTATGCAGATATAAGCGAAATAAATCAGGAAGAATTTCATCCAAAGATAAAAGAAGAGGTTTTTAATAAAATTGATCTTTCAGAGTATGATGATGAACAACTGGAAGGGTTAGACTTTGAAAGATTTAAAAAAGGAACCTATTTCAAAATTAAAGGCCTTAGAGATAATTGGAATGAGAAAAGTATAAAAAATCTTTTTGCAGGTCTTGATTCTCTAATTCCACCAAAGGAAGAAAGTGTATTTGACATATTTCTTTTTGTCTCTAAGAGCTCAAGAATGTATGGATCTGTTCAGGCATCTGCATGTGAAGATTTTGATTATAAAGTAGAAATTACTGTGGATGAGGAGCAAAATGTCAAAATAATAATGAATAGAGACGAGTTGGATTTAGACCAGCTTGATCAAGACGTTTTTTCTTTACCTGACTTTAATACCTTTCCATATAATAAGGAAACGCTTCTAGCAAGAAAGTTTGAACAATTATATAAAATTAAAGAACTTGTTCCAAAATATAAAGACTATGATTTGTCACCTTTGAAGAATTTTAGTTTTACTTTTTGTTATTTAAAAAGGGATTTTGGATCAACTAAAGATGAAATATTTAAGTATAGAAAATTTAATCCAAGTAAACGTAAGAATTGGTTAGATAGATATGGTGGAATAAAAATTTTCAGAGATTATTTTAGAGTGAGACCATATGGTGATCCTAAATCATCTGCTTTTGATTGGTTGAAATTATCTGAGAGGGTTCAGAAAAGTCCAGCAGGTATCGGGAAAGAGGATGGTGCATGGAGAATTAGACCAAATCAAATTTCTGGAAGTATTTTTATATCAAGAGAGCATAATGTTTTTGAAGATAAGTCTAGTCGTGAAGGTCTTCAAGAAACAGAGTTATTCGAAATTTTCCAAGAGATAATTATCCAAATGATAAATTTATTTGAAAAAGATCGTCAAAAAATTATGCGTTCTATTAAAAAGGTTTATGATGAAAAAAGTGAAAAAGAGAGTATTAAAAATGAAGGTAAAAAAATTGCACAAGAAACAGTAAAGACTCAAAAGAAAAAGAGTGAAACAAAGAAAGAAGAAAGTCCAATACAGAAAGAAAAAAGACTTGATAAACTAGAACAAGAAAATTTAATTTTGGCAAAAACCGTATTAACGTATGATGAAGTTGTTGAAGAAAAAGAGTTGCAGTTGAAATTGATAAAAGCTTTAGCAGGAACGGGTATTGCCCTTACTTCTTTATCTCACGAAATAAAGACAATTAGTTCACCATTAGTGACTCGAAACCAACATTTGAAATCACTTTTAAACAACATCGCAAATAAAAAAGACGAGTATGAATTTAAGGATGCTTACAAGTTTATAGATCTAATGATAGAAAAGGATAAGGTATTAAAAGGATGGCTAGATGTTGCTCTTAATATAGTTTCAAAGGATAAAAGAAGACGAAAGAAAATTAACATTTATGAAGTTATAGATAAAATTCTTAATACATGGTACCCTTCCCTATCTGAAAAGAAAATTACGATAAACTTAAATAAATTAGATAACATGATTATTGAGTGGAATGCATTTATTATTGATATTGAAAGTATCATTAATAACCTAATAATTAATTCTTTCATTGCATTTCAATCAAAAGAACATACCGGTGAGCGAGTAATTAATATCAACTTGAGGGCTAACACAAGTATAGAAGGTGGAGCAGATTATCTTGAATTAATCTTTAGTGACACTGGACCAGGTCTTTCGAGTTTAGTAAAGGATAAAAATGAAATATTTGATCCTTTTTTTACTACTAGGACAGAAGATGGTACAGGTCTAGGTCTATGGATAGTCAAAACAACAGTCCAAGAATATAAAGGAACAGTTGAAGTCTTGGATAGTGTAAAGGGATTTTCCTTATTATTCAAATTTCCATTGAGAAAAGATGAAGGAGTAAAAATCACAAATGTATAGAATAGGACTTATTGAAGACGATTTAATGATGCAAACCATGATTTCAGAAAGGCTAGGTAGGGTCAACACTGATTCTAAGTCTGTTCTAGAGATTATTCCCGTTGAATTTGATTACTTGACCCTTCAAGATTTAGTGGATGTAATATATGAACAAAAATTTGATGCAATAGTAATTGATCATAAGCTGAAATCTACAAACACTGATATTAATTATGAAGGTACAGATATCGCATTAGAAATAGAAAGTATTATACATTTTTTTCCTGTTTTTATTTTAACATCATATGATCTTGATGCTGAGTCTAAAAAGTACACTGACGTAAACAAAGTTTACAAAAAGGAAAAATATATTGAAGATGAAAAAGGCGATGTGGTTGATTCTATTAATAGAAAAATCATAAAACAAATAGAACACTATAAGGAGCGATTAAAAGCAGCTGAGGATGAAATTTATGAACTTAGGATAAAGCCAAATTTAACTAATGACGAGAGAGACCGATTATTGCAACAAGATCATTTAATCGAAAAGAGCATGACTGGACGACATCATACACCATTAATACTCAAGAATAACGATGAAAAACTTCAAGAACTATTGGATATTTTTAGTGATTTTATTGTAAAGAGTGATAAGAATGGTTGTTGATATAAACACCCCAGTAAAACTAAAATTCAGAAATGCAACACCTATAAAAAGAGTAGTCGAATACGATGCAGATAGTAATTATAAAAAATATCGAAGTTTTTTAAAGGAAGATTTTAATGGTAGGTGTGGTTATTGTGATTCACCTTTTGGAATTGTAAAGAAAGACTATCATATAGATCATTTTATACCACAATTCATTATAAATAAATTTCCTACACATTTAAATTTATTAAATGATTATAGTAACCTTGTGTACTCCTGTCCTTCATGTAATGGAAGTAAAAGTGATAAATGGCCGTCTGAGCATCCTGATATACCATTTTTAAATGAAGAAGGGTTTATAAATCCATGTAGTGAGCTTTATGATTCTTTGTTTTACAGAGATGAAAAGGGAGCTATATATCCAAAAGAAAAGTTGAAAACTGCTGCATACATATTTAAGGAATTAAAGTTATATTTGAGAAAGCATCAAACTGT
The Neobacillus sp. PS3-40 genome window above contains:
- a CDS encoding sensor histidine kinase, giving the protein MVKLPFKVSARAARLIGRENVSNAEGAIIELVKNSYDADANYCVLYIDNRYTDIPAELSNKEYNEFFHLFIGLDSAYSKINEKYYLNENYSKNKELLAFFIGLNSIYIVDNGSGMNLETINNAWMTIGTDNKSLNYISDKGRIKTGAKGIGRFALDRLGSSCEMRTLEKTNKNGYKWNVSWEEFEREDTVIGEVYADISEINQEEFHPKIKEEVFNKIDLSEYDDEQLEGLDFERFKKGTYFKIKGLRDNWNEKSIKNLFAGLDSLIPPKEESVFDIFLFVSKSSRMYGSVQASACEDFDYKVEITVDEEQNVKIIMNRDELDLDQLDQDVFSLPDFNTFPYNKETLLARKFEQLYKIKELVPKYKDYDLSPLKNFSFTFCYLKRDFGSTKDEIFKYRKFNPSKRKNWLDRYGGIKIFRDYFRVRPYGDPKSSAFDWLKLSERVQKSPAGIGKEDGAWRIRPNQISGSIFISREHNVFEDKSSREGLQETELFEIFQEIIIQMINLFEKDRQKIMRSIKKVYDEKSEKESIKNEGKKIAQETVKTQKKKSETKKEESPIQKEKRLDKLEQENLILAKTVLTYDEVVEEKELQLKLIKALAGTGIALTSLSHEIKTISSPLVTRNQHLKSLLNNIANKKDEYEFKDAYKFIDLMIEKDKVLKGWLDVALNIVSKDKRRRKKINIYEVIDKILNTWYPSLSEKKITINLNKLDNMIIEWNAFIIDIESIINNLIINSFIAFQSKEHTGERVININLRANTSIEGGADYLELIFSDTGPGLSSLVKDKNEIFDPFFTTRTEDGTGLGLWIVKTTVQEYKGTVEVLDSVKGFSLLFKFPLRKDEGVKITNV
- a CDS encoding HNH endonuclease signature motif containing protein; amino-acid sequence: MVVDINTPVKLKFRNATPIKRVVEYDADSNYKKYRSFLKEDFNGRCGYCDSPFGIVKKDYHIDHFIPQFIINKFPTHLNLLNDYSNLVYSCPSCNGSKSDKWPSEHPDIPFLNEEGFINPCSELYDSLFYRDEKGAIYPKEKLKTAAYIFKELKLYLRKHQTVWKIEELISLSKKAINEETSDSRLESIKELLGYLEEHFEMEIN